ATTAAAACGTGCATCATTAGTACCGAATAGTGTTCTCAGTTCAGGGCTTATAATATTTTGCTGTGCAAAGTTCATTTCATTATAACCTGTCATGTACATATAACTAAGCACCTCTATATTATTTGCAGCAGGTACAGCAACCGCTGTTGGCCCTCCCTGAGCGCTATAGGCTACCAAATCAAATATTTTGTTATTGTAGCTTAATGATTTCTCCGCGGCTTCTTTTGCAAGAGCAACTTCGCGTTTGAACAAATGGACTTTTGCTTTGAAAGCATAAGCAAATGCAAGTGACGGATGATAAACATCACGAGGAGTTTCTTTAAGATATGGCAATGCCTCTTCAATATCTTTTTGAATAAAATCATACACCTGTGCTACTGTTGATTTTGACGGCTGTGCTTCTAAATCGAATTTATCCATAATGCAAATACCTCCATCGGTAGCAGCAGTCTGCGGATCATAGCCTTTTGCATAGTGATTTACTAACAAAAAGTGATCGTATGCTCTGTAAATTTTTGCCTCTGCTTTTGCTAATTGTTTGGTACTTCCTTCACCCTTGCTGTCATCTACCAATGAAATAATAGTATTCCATCTGTTAATGTAAACGTAAGCCTGGTTGTAAAAGCTAGAGCCAGACATTAAAGAAACCCTGTCAGTAGTTTCGTCAAAGGTAAAATTGATCGTGTTGATATTAGGAGTTACTCCTATTACAGCTGATTCTCTCATCCATTGGTCGTCTACCAAATATTGAAAGTTGTTGATCGGATAACCTCTGTTTGGCAGGGACACCATTTCGTAAAATTGATCTGCAGTCTCTATTACTAAAGCTCCTTTAGGAGTAAGGTCTGTATACTCTTCGCAGGATGCTGCACCAAACATTACCAGCAACAGCATTAT
The Flavobacterium flavigenum genome window above contains:
- a CDS encoding RagB/SusD family nutrient uptake outer membrane protein; the protein is MKKIHIIMLLLVMFGAASCEEYTDLTPKGALVIETADQFYEMVSLPNRGYPINNFQYLVDDQWMRESAVIGVTPNINTINFTFDETTDRVSLMSGSSFYNQAYVYINRWNTIISLVDDSKGEGSTKQLAKAEAKIYRAYDHFLLVNHYAKGYDPQTAATDGGICIMDKFDLEAQPSKSTVAQVYDFIQKDIEEALPYLKETPRDVYHPSLAFAYAFKAKVHLFKREVALAKEAAEKSLSYNNKIFDLVAYSAQGGPTAVAVPAANNIEVLSYMYMTGYNEMNFAQQNIISPELRTLFGTNDARFNLFFNTTSTTNLDQGSNTAYWSTQYTRFFYPTVGMKTTEVYLMLAECYARENKLTEAVDILNQLRAKRILSGTVNLAVPATRKETMELVINERRKELMFGFNRFFDLKRLNTEPEYAKTITRVFPIVNKTVPQKTYTLQPNSRLYIVPFPLTALMKNPKLTLNTDEKVPF